tttttttttttttttttttttttttttttttttttttttttttttggcaatctttttttaaattaaatccaTTGGATATcacaatatattttttttttaaaatttaatgattatttttttttaaaaaaacaattatgaTCATTCTACTTTTATTGAACAAATCCATTTCTATCTTGGGTTTAATGCTTTtactaaataattattataaaaatataaaaaaaaacacaataaaaaaaattatataaaataaaaaataaaataataaaataataataaaaatatctttataaAGAACAATTGCTccacaaaaataaaaaacaataataaaaaaatcttaatattaaaataaaatatctttataataatttcacaatataaaaaaaataaaaaataaaaaaaaataaaaaataaaaataagtaaAAAGGCAAAAATAATTGTAGTTCACCCCCCaattaaatttcaattttttcaattttttttttaattttttttaattttttttttttttcaaatttttttttttttttttttgctatcccattttttttttcataaaattttatttcaatttcaaaccAAAACATAaaatgtaagttttttttttgtatagagatattaaatttttttttgaatctgATTATTAACCTacttattattactattattattactattattttaaaaccaccaatagaattaaaaatgacAACTGTTAAACCAACCTCCCCAGAAAACCCACGTGTCTTCTTTGATATCACCATCGGTGGTGTTGAAGCCGGTAAAGTAGTTATGGAATTATATGCCAACACTGTCCCAAAGACTGCTGAAAACTTCAGAGTaagtatatttatattttttataattaaagtGTAAAGATTacaaaactttaaaaaactaacctttatttattatttttatttatttatttattcattttttcaattattaataataggcTTTATGTACTGGTGAAAAAGGTATCGGTAAATCAGGCAAACCATTATCATACAAAGGATCATCTTTCCATCGTGTTATCACCAACTTTATGTGTCAAGGTGGTGACTTTACCATGGGTAATGGTACTGGTGGTGAATCAATCTACGGTAACAAATTTGCTGATGAAAACttcaaattaaaacatttcgGTCAAGGTACACTCTCAATGGCCAACGCTGGTGCCAACACCAATGGTTCACAATTCTTTATCTGTGTTGCTCGTATGTATATTAAGATCAACACCTCCctcttttataaatttttattaaaaaaaaaaaaacattttattaattttttttttttttttcttctctCTCTTTCAAAAAACAGCAACTGATTGGTTAGACGGTAAACACGTTGTATTCGGTTTTGTCACTGAAGGTATGGATGTCGTTAAAAAGATGGAAGCTGCTGGTTCACAATCAGGTAAAACTACCAAACCAGTCGTCATTGCCAACTGTGGTCaactttaaattatcaacatatagcttttttataataattaataataataaaaagaattgattcaatttttttttgtacctttgtaatttttcaaattaatttaattatttttatttaattatttaattttttttttttaagttttttttttttttttttttttttataataaaaaaattttaattgtatatttatttacttatttattttttatatatattatcaatatcaaaatgttaaaatattttaaaacattttacaatcaacaaaaaaaaaaaaaaaaaaaaaaaaaaaaaatattttttaagaatCATCTAAGTTTGCGCACTTTTTTTGTAAtgtatataatatttttaaaatataaataaatggtttttttttattgattgtaaaattttaatcaaatgttattttttttttaataattaacaaAATTTGGTCTtgtaaagaaaatatttgaaCTTTTGGTTgtgatttgatttttgaattcattttgatcattgtttgatttattttgaaataaagatgatttaaagatattgattttattatttgatattgaaattaatgattctaaaaaaaaaaaaaaaaaaaaaaaattaataaatattagaatttactttttttttttttttttatggttattttaaataaaaaacttaataacatttttttttttttttttttttttatagtatttatttgatttttttatagttattttttattttatagtatttatttgatttttttttaaaaaaaaaaaaaaattattaatattgttttattttatttttattttttaaaatcactaACCGTAacaattatttgtaaaaatgtTATGTTGacataaaaatttaaatatttttaaacaaaataaaaaaataaaaagaaataaacaaaattaaaaaacaaggAAAAttatgatgacgatgatgataatgatgatctccaaataaaataataaatataatatgaatataatataattaattctacacaattataaataaaaaggaaaaaaagaatttgtagtttttttttttattttttattattttattttattttttttttaatttatttaaataaatattaaatttatcaaaatgaatttttaaaaaaggattaaaagttttagttgtatttaaataatttaaattatattgaaatttttacttGGAATCATCTTTAACCAATTCATATTCATCCAagaatgaataaataaaattccaattacaaaaagtgaaaatataattaatatcataaagttttgaaaatgatgattctgaaattgaaattcttGAAATATCTAAAGAaccatcattaattttagattgaattaatttaatttgataataatttaatattgtaacatctaaaaatttaataattaaaaatttattattattatcataatcattaataattttatttaatgaccaattaaataaacaatttgattgatcatcattattattattattattattattttttaattttgaaattatttgttgtaaACAATAGggtgaattaaatttataaccTAATTGATCATACATAAACTTTGaaactattaaattttttgaatctgtaattgaaaaatctaaatccattgaaccaattttattatcatgaataaattgaattaaatttaaattaccatttgaaattatatttgtTGAAATTAATCTATTACtccaattaaataattgattaaattttaatgaattaaaataataataaattataaattcattttcaatctGATCAtcagcaaataataataatgaatcaattttaataccaagttttttaaaccaataaatataaattaaattaccaatttctaataaataattttcttgatttttaattgaaaaaagaattgattttaaaaatttttcaatcaattctttacttttttcttttaaaaataaaagatttaaaaatttaatttgattttcaatcgttatattacaattttcattgagatttaataattctaaattattattattaattgaattttcatttttaaaattatttgaaaattgaaaattaaaagtattttcaaattttgataaggtttcaattaaatttaaatcacaaAATTTCATtgcaattgataaaatatcatcagattttaataaacaattttgttgaatttcatcatcatcatcatcatcatcatcatctttacaAGTTTCATTTATAATGGTTctataaattaattcttcCTCTTTATATTGacatgaaaataataatactaaattTGCCCAATCATAATCActaaaaatttgataaaaatttgaaatattataatcaatttttaaataatcaaaaattaataatctctttatttctctttttaaattaaaattttcaaatttaattaattctaaatcttcaaattttccttttaaatttaaaattatattttttttttctccttcttcttcttcttcttctttattttcaattgaatctaaccaattatttttaatttcatcatcactattattattatttttatttttatttttataattattataattattatttaaatttaatacacCAAATAGAACTATTTtagataaaaatttattattttgttgtttattacatttattatttataaattgttcatctttatttataaaaattaaatcttgtttttctaataaataaaaatcattatttaataataattctttattattattaaaatttaataaataattaaacttttttaaaattgcaagatatttttgatttctaAAAACTATTGaacttaaaaataatgaagattttataaaatttataaacttttcattaatttcaaattctttattattatttttattatttttattattattattattattattattattattattattattattattattattattattattattattattattattattactattactattactattactattactattactattactattactattactattactattactattactattactattactattactattattattactattattattactattactacaatgaaatatttttttatattttaaaaattcttttctaagaatgaaaaaattgaaatttaattttataccGAATTCatgataaagtttttttaataatttaaaatctaattttaataattttttaaaataaatatcatttCTACTTGGTTCGAACCATATACCATTTGATATTTTGAtagttgttgtttttattggtgttgttgttggtggtacaattggtaaattatttaataaaaaaaagttttcaataattaaatttctatttttagattgtaaagaataataaaaaattcatctatattataatctttaataccaattttattataaataaaatttataattttaaaattaccaaaataaATTGCGACATCTAATAatgtaatttctttattattattattattatcatcatcatctttactACTAATATTACtaatactactattatttttttgttgttttttattattattatttaaatattggaaaatagtatttgaaattttaaaatgattttttaattcttcatttgttaaattattttttaaatttttataaacaattttaaaaaattgataattttttgaaaaaattgaaaaaaccaataaattattatttctatcatttgagctattattattattaaaattattatttccaaatgaataaattaattttttataatttattttataaaatttattaaaaatttctttttctttattttttaaataaagagattgttgttgctcttgttcttgttgttgtttttgttcttgaaattcttttaattttaaaggtacaatttcaacaaatgatgataatgtttttatatcaaatatttcatcaataaattcttcatcattattaattttataaaacattaattgataatgtttatttgaaattaccCATTTCAATGTTATTTCAtcatatttacaaatttgtGTAAAtgatttactattatttgttatttgtCTATTATAATATCTGATGTAatcatatattttattaattaaaaataaattattaaatattaatttatataattcataatttttatctttcatttaattatttatttaatatttgttgcATGTatgtgattttaaaaaaaaaaaaaaaaaaataaaaaaaaaaaaattaaaaaaaaataaaaaataaaaaaaaaaaaagattaaaaatcttttttgattataaaaaaaaaaaaaaattaaaaaaaaaattaaattaaaatgccatgcaaaacaaattcaaaatgtgggattttattaaacaatTGAGAATTTTTATatggcaaaaaaaaaaaaaaaaagaatttgcTTTTATGCCtatattttaaacaattaaaacaagtttctaccaaaataaaattaaaaataaatatttaaaataaaataaaaaaaattaatccaAACCggcaatatttttttttttttttttttttttttttttttttttttttttttttttttttttttttaacaaaatgCGACAATTTGACAgatttcgtttttttttttttttttttttttttttataaatattttttttttttaatttaatttccaaaaatgattaaaaattgtataaataaacaaactacaaaaaattattttaatattttaatatcagaattaaataataactataaaaATGTTCAActtttaacattttcaaatctttttataaataataataataataaatatcaatataataattattcaaGAAAACCACCAAAATTTGatcaagaagaagaagaagaaaaaagtaatagatcaattaaaagagatagacaatataataaattattaacattacCTGGTagagtaagttttttttttttttttttttttttttttttaaaaaaaaaaaataacaatttattaattattattttaatttatttttttttttttttttttattttttttatttattttttaataaatatataataaaaaaaaaaaagaatttaaaacaacaattaaaaattttaaaagataatccaattgaagttttaaaaaaagttaaagaaGTACCAATGTCAGAATTTTTAGAAGTTAAAGCATTtgatattaaagaaaaaattgaaaatattgaaaatttaaatgaaaaagagattaaacaaaaagaaagagaaattaaaaagataaagaatcAAATAGTTTTTGAAATGTCAAGAGAGGAAAcatcatttgataatatttatatggTTGATTGTTTATCGAAAATGAATTATGCAATtcatgaaattaaaaaagagaaattgaTTGGATTAGATATTGAAGCCATTGAAATGGGTAAAAAAGGTGATATTTCATTGGTTCAAATTTCAACACCCAATGGTAGAATCTATctttttgatattattaaaatgggTGCTAATGTAACACCATTCAAGTATGGTTTAAAAGAGGTTTTAGAATctgttaaaattttaaaggttgTACATGATTGTAGACGTGATAGTGAAATTCTATTCCATCGTTATCAAGTTGCATTGGCTCACGTTTATGATGTTCAAATCGCTCATGCTTTGGttcaaaaaaagattcaaGGTAATATTCCAATTCGTCGTTATGGTTTCAATGAATTGATTGATCTATATACCTCTAGAAAATATTCAGAAATTtgtattgatattaaatttaaagtgaaacaacaatttgaaaatcaaCCTGAAGTTTGGGCAAAAAGACCTTTACCAAAAGATTTCATTGATTATGCAAGTTTAGATGCCGCTTGTTTATTAccaatttattatcatattAAACCAAAATTACAATCAAATTTTGATcgtagatttttaaaaactcattttaatgaacaattaacttattttaaagattcaattAGACAATTATATCcaagaaatttaatttaaaaaaataaataaataaaatgaataataatattttttataaaatgtaattttttgaaattaaaaaaaaaaaaaaaaaaaaaaaaaaaaattgatttttttttcactttttttcttttcgctttttttttttttcacatttttatttttcacatTTTTTTGTCAACAAAATTTTCacattttttatagttttttagaaaatatcACATATatgaaaacaataaaaaaaaaataaaaataaaataaaataaaagaatattaattaattaattataagaaagaaagaataaataaacaaaccaaataaataaataaataaataaacgaATAATATACAAATACTACATTTTATAAATCAAACTATGAATAAGAGTGTGTCCATTAATAGTgaacataaaaaaaaga
This region of Dictyostelium discoideum AX4 chromosome 3 chromosome, whole genome shotgun sequence genomic DNA includes:
- the ppiA gene encoding cyclophilin-type peptidylprolyl cis-trans isomerase (Similar to PPIase), coding for MTTVKPTSPENPRVFFDITIGGVEAGKVVMELYANTVPKTAENFRALCTGEKGIGKSGKPLSYKGSSFHRVITNFMCQGGDFTMGNGTGGESIYGNKFADENFKLKHFGQGTLSMANAGANTNGSQFFICVAPTDWLDGKHVVFGFVTEGMDVVKKMEAAGSQSGKTTKPVVIANCGQL
- a CDS encoding 3'-5' exonuclease domain-containing protein, encoding MIKNCINKQTTKNYFNILISELNNNYKNVQLLTFSNLFINNNNNKYQYNNYSRKPPKFDQEEEEEKSNRSIKRDRQYNKLLTLPGRNLKQQLKILKDNPIEVLKKVKEVPMSEFLEVKAFDIKEKIENIENLNEKEIKQKEREIKKIKNQIVFEMSREETSFDNIYMVDCLSKMNYAIHEIKKEKLIGLDIEAIEMGKKGDISLVQISTPNGRIYLFDIIKMGANVTPFKYGLKEVLESVKILKVVHDCRRDSEILFHRYQVALAHVYDVQIAHALVQKKIQGNIPIRRYGFNELIDLYTSRKYSEICIDIKFKVKQQFENQPEVWAKRPLPKDFIDYASLDAACLLPIYYHIKPKLQSNFDRRFLKTHFNEQLTYFKDSIRQLYPRNLI